Part of the uncultured Desulfobacter sp. genome, GCGTATCACTTTTTAAGGCGGAGAGCACAGGGTAGTTGGGGCCCGGTCCCTCCCTGAATGTGAGAATGAGCATATCAGAGACATAAGCGGTCTGGGCATGACATAACGCTGTGGTCCCGACAATAATTAGAACAACCGCGCAAATTCGCGAAAACAGTTTTATCATTATTTGTTGCCTCCTTAGCAGTTTTTACTTAATTATCAGTCCTTCCCGGTTTTTACAACACCCGGCATGTAAAAAAAACTTGCCAAACCGCATGGAACATGGGATCAATGACTATCCCCTTTTCATTAATTACAGTCTGTTGAATTAAAATGGCCGGCGTATGAACCAGAACTCTTCCAAGAAATTGTGTATTGCAAATATCCTGAATGGGGTGTCCGACGGGTTGCGCATGTATTCCAATCCCAGCCGCGTTGCCCTGCTGTTTGCTCCGGGCCCGGATGATCCGGTTCAGGTGTTTGATCCCCAGGACCTTTTGTTTGGGCATGAAACCGTACTCAGCGAGGTCTTTCTTGTGAATGTGGAACGCTGGCGCCAGGAGGTTGCCGAACAGATTGAACGTCAGCCCAAAGGCCTTTTGATCCCCTTGGAGACGTTAGGCTTGTCAGGACTTATTGCCTTTGCCGGCGCGAGCAGTGAATTCTTTTACCAGGTCTGGTTTACAGAGCACCACCCCGATATGTGCTCCATCAAGCCCACCGAGAAGTGGCTGGAACAGGCTGCGTCCCTGCTGATACACGACTATACATCGGGCAGTCCCCCCATCAATTGTTCGGATTATGTGCTTAAAAATTATTCACTCCAGGCCATCGCCGACTATATGGTGGACGAGCGCAACAGCCACTTGGGGTATGATACCAAAATTCAGATCCCCACGATCCTGAACTACATTCTTTCCATTTCCAAAACCCGGGAAGAGGGGGCCTGGGCAAGGGGAGGGCTTTTTTTTACGGACCCGGTCAACATAGAGGCCATTGATTTTCTGACCATGTTCCGGCGCAATGAAAGGCCGGTGATTTCAAATATCAAACACATCAGAAAACTGCTTGTCAGTGTGGAGCGGTCAAACCGTAAACTTGTGTCCGACGGTGATTATGTGGTGGGAATCACATTGGCCCGTGCGCCTGAATATGCTATTATCGCCGATTTCAGGGGAGATCACGGCTTTTTGAGTCTTGGGACCCAGAAA contains:
- a CDS encoding DNA integrity scanning protein DisA nucleotide-binding domain protein; translated protein: MNQNSSKKLCIANILNGVSDGLRMYSNPSRVALLFAPGPDDPVQVFDPQDLLFGHETVLSEVFLVNVERWRQEVAEQIERQPKGLLIPLETLGLSGLIAFAGASSEFFYQVWFTEHHPDMCSIKPTEKWLEQAASLLIHDYTSGSPPINCSDYVLKNYSLQAIADYMVDERNSHLGYDTKIQIPTILNYILSISKTREEGAWARGGLFFTDPVNIEAIDFLTMFRRNERPVISNIKHIRKLLVSVERSNRKLVSDGDYVVGITLARAPEYAIIADFRGDHGFLSLGTQKLASFCDGNFYSTTRENKLVELEELLLDSSLDIETAGSLFSVVSGLIHKAGHSHYGSTLVIDMNETPLVLSGHVLDPPLCLMDSDNYELASAFMRIDGAVQITPDAKIRGFGCLLDGQSVTWENMARGARYNSALRFSATTSKVIVVVVSADRPISIIYNGIELNGISRWKPIYQYMPHILTLEQHLHGVQI